From a single Phalacrocorax aristotelis chromosome 1, bGulAri2.1, whole genome shotgun sequence genomic region:
- the FSTL1 gene encoding follistatin-related protein 1 gives MIWKTLPLLCALLAVARLRAEEEPRSKSKICANVFCGAGRECAVTEKGEPTCLCIEQCKPHKRPVCGSNGKTYLNHCELHRDACLTGSKIQVDYDGHCKEKKSENPAASPVVCYQSDRDELRRRVIQWLEAEIIPDGWFSKGSNYSEVLDKYFKSFDDGDSRLDSTEFLKFVEQNETAVNITTYMDQETNKLLRGLCVDALIELSDENADWKLSFNEFLKCLSPSFNPPEKKCALEDETYEDGAETQVECNRCVCACGNWVCTAMTCEGKNEKVPAQRQRPDEDLTEEELARYVQELQKHQETAEKTKKMSTKEM, from the exons GAAGAGCCAAGGAGCAAATCCAAGATCTGTGCCAATGTTTTCTGCGGAGCTGGGCGGGAGTGCGCAGTGACAGAGAAGGGAGAGCCAACCTGCCTCTGCATTGAG CAATGCAAACCTCACAAAAGGCCTGTGTGTGGTAGCAATGGCAAGACGTACCTGAACCACTGTGAGCTGCACCGTGATGCCTGCCTCACTGGCTCCAAGATCCAGGTGGATTACGACGGCCACTGTAAAG agaaaaaatcTGAGAATCCAGCTGCAAGTCCAG TTGTCTGCTACCAGTCGGACAGGGACGAGCTTCGTCGCCGCGTCATCCAGTGGCTGGAAGCTGAGATTATCCCAGATGGCTGGTTTTCCAAGGGCAGCAACTACAGTGAAGTCCTGGACAAGTATTTCAAG AGCTTTGACGATGGTGATTCTCGCTTGGACTCTACTGAATTCCTGAAGTTTGTGGAGCAGAATGAGACTGCTGTGAACATCACCACCTACATGGACCAGGAGACCAACAAGCTGCTCAG GGGACTCTGCGTAGATGCCCTCATCGAGCTGTCAGATGAAAATGCTGACTGGAAGCTCAGCTTCAATGAATTTCTCAAGTGCCTCAGCCCATCCTTCAACCCACCAGAGAAAA AGTGTGCCCTGGAAGATGAAACCTATGAGGATGGAGCAGAGACCCAGGTGGAGTGCAACCGCTGCGTCTGTGCCTGTGGGAACTGGGTGTGCACTGCAATGACGTGCGAGG GGAAGAATGAGAAGGTGCCTGCTCAGAGACAGCGACCTGATGAAGACTTGACTGAGGAGGAGCTGGCTAGATACGTTCAGGAACTGCAGAAGCATCAG GAGACGGCCGAGAAGACCAAGAAAATGAGCACCAAGGAGATGTAA